The nucleotide sequence TCACAGATCTCTGACACCTTTCCACAGGTGGAAAAGCCAGGCTTGGAACCTTTCCACCTGTATTTCTGAACAACAACCCTTGCCTTTCAGTGGTCTGTCTCTTTGAATGCATCAAAGTTTACTAATCAGAAAAGATTTGATACGAAAAACTGTAATGATTCAGCAATTTACTATGTTTGCCATCAGAACAAATATAGCATTTTTCATTTTTTGTATGAAATTCGCCCAAATAAGTCATTCTGCGCAACACATGGCATTTGTGATAAATCAGAAAGACACCACTGCATACAATCAGCATATAAACTAAGTGAAAACCCTTATCCCCTGAGCACCTGAACACCCGAGGAGACCGCATGCACCTTTGCACCCACACTGTACAGGCCGAAACCACCGCAGCCGCCCTCTGGCAATTGTGGACCAACGTCAAACACTGGCCAAGCTGGGACACCCGTCTGCAGTCTGTTGAAATGAACACCCCTTTCAGACAAGGCAACTCTGGCATGCTGACCTTCAAAGACGGCACCCAGAGAAAATTCACCGTGATCAAACTGCAAATGCTGGAAAGCATCGTGATCCTGATGCCTTATCAGCACAACAGTGAACAGCGCATTGCCTGGGACATCAAGAGCACCGATGGTGGTGCTGTGACTTTTGAGCAGGAAGTGACCCTGACCGCCAGTCCTTTCTCCATGCTGCTGCTGAGGGGTCAGAAAGACATGCTGGTCCAGCAGGCCACCGATCAACTGCAGAAAATGGTTCAGATGCTCGAAGGAGCAACCTCCCCGTTTCAGGACACTGCAGGACGAGGAAACCCCAAAACCGCACTCTGAAAAGCACCCTGAAAAAACTGTTTGTCACTGGCTGTCTGAAAGGGCAGCCTCTTCTTGTGACATTTGCTGAAACAACTCTGGCACCGTCACGAAGCGGTAGCCCTGTTTGTGGGCTGCTTCAATCAGGGTGGGAAGTGCCGCAACCGTTCCAGAGCGGTCCCCTCCCCCATCGTGCAGCAAGATGATCGCTCCGGGTTTGAATCCGGCCTGAATGTCATGGATCACCTGATTCCGGTCTTTCTGCAGGTAATCGGGCGTGGTCACCGACCAGAGCACCACACTGTCGTTGCGTTTGATGGCCTGACGCACCAGACCGTTTTCCATGCGCCCTCCGGGTGGCCTGAACAGCTGTGACCCCTGTCCGATGAGTTTTTGCAGTTGATTTTCAACCAGATCGATCTCTTTCTGGGCCACTTTGGCTGGCATTTTGCGGTAACGGTGGCTGTAGGTGTGGTTGCCAATCACATGGCCTTCTTTGTGAATCTGTTGAAGCACCTTCGGATACATCTCGATGTGCTTGCCGATCACAAAAAAAGTGGCTTTGACCTGATGCTTCCTCAGGATGTCCAGCACTTCAAGGGTGGTTTTTCCCCAAGGACCGTCATCAAATGTAAGCGCCATCCATTTGGCTCTGGGGCGCACAAAATACACACTTCGACCAAGGTATTCAGCAGGGATGACTTGCCCAGTTTGGGATTCCACCAGAGGGGGCAACACCTCGGGAATGATTTTCACTTCAGGCAACACCGGTTTGGCCACAGGTTTGGAATACACCAGAGGGGTGCTCCATCCCAGCACCAGAGCCAGAACGAACACCCCCAAAATGGATTTGATTGTGGATTTGAACAGCTTGGATTTGATCAAGGCAGACAACGCAGAAAAAGACACAACACCGTTATACCCGTCTTTGTTCAGAATTGCATCCGTTGTTACAGTTGTTCGGTTCCTTTGACAAAAACCTGAGCTTCACTTCAGAGCGCGAGACACATTGATGATGCTGATGCTGCCCTCTGGATCGATGGTGTAGTCGTCGGAGGGTTCCGCTTCGTTGGCCACCAGCACATATTTGCCGTCTGGTGTGAAAGTCAGCATGTCAGGCAGGCTTCCTACAGGCACCTGAGCCTTCTGGTTTCCCTGTGCATCGAAAAACACCACTTTGCCTGCATCGGTTTTGACAGCAGCCTGAACCGCCACCGCCACAATCCCACCTGAGACAGCGACGCTGTTGGCCGCTTCTCCAGCATTTTCGAACTTGAGTTGCTTCACGAACATGGGCTTGGCAGGGTCTTTGAGGTCCAGCACATCGATGCTTTTGCTGTAACCGTTCACCACATAAAGTTGCTTGCTATCCTTATCGTAAGCGCTGATTTCTGCGGCCCCTTTGTCCAGCACAGGCAAACCGTTCTCGGTGAACAGGTGACGCCCGAGCAGGGACAGTTTTCCAGCAGTTGAAACAGTGTACAGGGTGGTGCTGCCACTCACTTCGTTGGTGACCACCAGCAGGTTTTCACCGTTCGGACTGTCTGTGGCTGGAATGAACAAAAGCCCCTCAGGCCCGAGGTCACTCTTGCCTTTGAAAGCTTTAAGGTCTTCGGTAAAGTCACGGTTGCTGATGTAATCGGTGACCACCGGGTTTTTGGGGTCCGACACATCAAAGACCATGATGGCGCTCTGGCGTTCCAGCCCCACAAAAGCGTAGGTTTTTGCCCCAAGGGTCGCCACCGTGATCCCTTCTGGCTCGGGGCCTTTGTTGTCGCTGCGGTTGTCGATGGTGTTGCTGGTGTGGTTGGCATTGAAGCCCAGAGGCTCTTTGGCGGCCACAGTTTGTTCGATCAGGTCTCTGGAATCGCTGACCAGCTCCCCTTTGCTGTTCCAGATGCTGATGCTGCGGGCACCAAAACTGTACAGTTCACGGTATTTGCCATCCTGGTGACCCAGAGTGGAAGTGACGTTCAAACGGGCAAGTGCGAGGGTCTGCTCCGGGGTGAACACCGCTGAATCCAGAACCATTTTGGACACACTGGTTTCTTCTTTGAAGTCACCCCACTCTCGGGCGTCCCCTTCGTTGGCGGTCACCAGAAAGGTTTCGTTGTTGACCTGAAACCGGGCGATGCTGTCTGGTTGGTACATGCCTTTGACTTTCACAGGGGCGATCTGGATGGTTTTGTCGGTGTCGTTCACATCCATGCCGTTGCCCGCCAGACTGTGGTCCTTGAAACCCAGAGGCACAATCTTCTGAACACGGCCAGAGGGAATGTCAATGATGGCCAGAGCATTGTTCTCTTGGAGGGTCACCCACGCCGTCTTGGAGTCTGCTGAAACCGCAATGTACTCGGGCTCAAGGTCCTGTGCCACGCTGGGGGCTCCCTTACCGAAAATCCGCACACCCGACTGGATCAAGGTGTCTTTTTTGCTGTTGAAAGCACCAAAACCCGCGGTGGTGACGGTTTGTGTTTCGATGATGGGCAGAGGGGCTTGCTGGCAGGCGAACAGGGACAGGGCCACAGAAAAAAGCACAATGCGTTTCATACAAGGGTGATTTGAACACCCGATTGTCAGCCCAACGTGGCGGTTTTGCCATGCTTCTGTCAGATGACCGTTGCTTGATCAAACACTGAATTTGCGGTGACATCCAGCCTTTAGTAATGAAAAGCATTGGAGGGCTGAACCGGGTCTAAGGTTCACGTCCTCCGGGGAGGAATTGCACCATGAAACGAATCACCCTGCTTGCTGCACTGATGCTGGGGGCTGCACAAGCCCAGACCACCGTGGACTTCTGGTACACCTTCGGGGATGCCAAACGCTCCGGGTTCATTCAAGAACGCGTTGAGGAATTCAACAAAACCCGCAAAGACGTGAAAGTGGTCGCCACCTACAAAGGCAACTACAACGACACCCTGCAAGCCGCCATTCTGGCTTCCCGTCAGGGCAAATCCCCCGCTCTGGTGCAGGTGGTGGAAGTGGGCAGCCAACTCGCCTGGGACAGCGGCATCTTCCAGCCTGTGGGTGGCATCGGCAAGGTGGATTTCTCCGATTACATCAAACCTGTGCTGAATTACTACACCATTGGTGGCAAAGTGAACAGCCTGCCTTTCAACTCCTCCTCTCCCGTGCTGTACTTCAACAAAGACCTGATGGAAAAATACGGTCTGGACGCCAGCCGTCCACCCACCACCTACAGCGCTGTGCTGAAAGCCTGTGAAAAAATCAAACAGCAAGCCAGCGACGTGAAATGCATCGGCTTCAACATCCACTCGTGGTTTGTGGAGCAGTGGATGGCCCAGCAAGGGGCCGCTCTGGTCAACAACGACAACGGACGCAAAGCCAGAGCCACCGAATCCAACCTGACCAGCCCTGCTGCCAAGAAAATCTTCAA is from Deinococcus misasensis DSM 22328 and encodes:
- a CDS encoding SRPBCC family protein gives rise to the protein MHLCTHTVQAETTAAALWQLWTNVKHWPSWDTRLQSVEMNTPFRQGNSGMLTFKDGTQRKFTVIKLQMLESIVILMPYQHNSEQRIAWDIKSTDGGAVTFEQEVTLTASPFSMLLLRGQKDMLVQQATDQLQKMVQMLEGATSPFQDTAGRGNPKTAL
- a CDS encoding polysaccharide deacetylase family protein gives rise to the protein MSFSALSALIKSKLFKSTIKSILGVFVLALVLGWSTPLVYSKPVAKPVLPEVKIIPEVLPPLVESQTGQVIPAEYLGRSVYFVRPRAKWMALTFDDGPWGKTTLEVLDILRKHQVKATFFVIGKHIEMYPKVLQQIHKEGHVIGNHTYSHRYRKMPAKVAQKEIDLVENQLQKLIGQGSQLFRPPGGRMENGLVRQAIKRNDSVVLWSVTTPDYLQKDRNQVIHDIQAGFKPGAIILLHDGGGDRSGTVAALPTLIEAAHKQGYRFVTVPELFQQMSQEEAALSDSQ
- a CDS encoding choice-of-anchor I family protein, with protein sequence MKRIVLFSVALSLFACQQAPLPIIETQTVTTAGFGAFNSKKDTLIQSGVRIFGKGAPSVAQDLEPEYIAVSADSKTAWVTLQENNALAIIDIPSGRVQKIVPLGFKDHSLAGNGMDVNDTDKTIQIAPVKVKGMYQPDSIARFQVNNETFLVTANEGDAREWGDFKEETSVSKMVLDSAVFTPEQTLALARLNVTSTLGHQDGKYRELYSFGARSISIWNSKGELVSDSRDLIEQTVAAKEPLGFNANHTSNTIDNRSDNKGPEPEGITVATLGAKTYAFVGLERQSAIMVFDVSDPKNPVVTDYISNRDFTEDLKAFKGKSDLGPEGLLFIPATDSPNGENLLVVTNEVSGSTTLYTVSTAGKLSLLGRHLFTENGLPVLDKGAAEISAYDKDSKQLYVVNGYSKSIDVLDLKDPAKPMFVKQLKFENAGEAANSVAVSGGIVAVAVQAAVKTDAGKVVFFDAQGNQKAQVPVGSLPDMLTFTPDGKYVLVANEAEPSDDYTIDPEGSISIINVSRALK
- a CDS encoding ABC transporter substrate-binding protein, with the protein product MKRITLLAALMLGAAQAQTTVDFWYTFGDAKRSGFIQERVEEFNKTRKDVKVVATYKGNYNDTLQAAILASRQGKSPALVQVVEVGSQLAWDSGIFQPVGGIGKVDFSDYIKPVLNYYTIGGKVNSLPFNSSSPVLYFNKDLMEKYGLDASRPPTTYSAVLKACEKIKQQASDVKCIGFNIHSWFVEQWMAQQGAALVNNDNGRKARATESNLTSPAAKKIFNWIKTLSDKGYYTSSGKLEDWDGSDAIFTGEKVVFHITSTADIGNIGDAAKKAGFKMGVGVLPIADGSKRNGVVIGGASLWVAKNITDKQSEAALDFALYLTNPKNMAAWHKLTGYYPVRNSSVDLLKKEGWFSKAPVQTVAFNQLLKTEPSVATGGALMGSFIEVRKIIEESIQKVLSGQPVDATLQDAKNRADKAIGDYNKNFQ